The following coding sequences lie in one Acropora palmata chromosome 3, jaAcrPala1.3, whole genome shotgun sequence genomic window:
- the LOC141875410 gene encoding allene oxide synthase-lipoxygenase protein-like isoform X2, protein MNGKANGSEKKTLEYEITVVTGNRKGAGTDASVTLVIKGTQGETKAFSLGKWFHDDFEAGQTDEYKVTAEDVGELLMVVLRSDGGGMNSDWFVNRVTIKVNAKSAIYDFPCNRWVQSEAIVFEGTAKLPTDQQHGTVKSQREMELKNRRSVYEWGDDNAYKDLPGYLKATDVNSLPKDVQFTQEAMHDLHKARRAALLNLGLVKLFNLLTKWDDFDDFRKAFTGFVGEVPKAADHWREDCFFGNQFMNGCNPDTLKRCTKLPSNFPVTQDLIGNLLDTGDTLDKALEDGRMYMVDYKILEDIPHYGQDREDLERRYTCASMGLFYTKSSGDLVPIAIQFHQIPSSENPIWTPNDAEMDWICAKLWLRNSDAQIHQMITHLLRVHLFMEPVAVATYRQLPSLHPLWKLLAPHIRGVFAINTLGRSVLIAEGGVADNTLTVGGGGHVDLMKKYYKTNSWETYNLPQILKERGVDDPERLPNFHYREDALSLWRAIEEFVEEVLPIYYQSDDHINKDYELQNWIKDLHDNGYPVDPGHEDHHVPKSFTSRKQLNKFLTMVIFTCSCQHAAVNFSQMDVYAFPPNAPAIMRQPPPTKKGVVTMMDLMDCLATKHQSSVTIATVYDLTRIFADEKFLGDYPEELFVEEAPKSAIAAFQKKLQGISAKINERNSKIAVPYPYLLPERVPNSIAI, encoded by the exons ATGAACGGTAAAGCTAACG GTTCTGAGAAGAAGACCTTAGAATACGAGATCACAGTTGTCACAGGAAACCGAAAGGGGGCTGGAACTGATGCTTCGGTAACTCTCGTTATAAAAG GTACACAAGGCGAAACCAAAGCATTTTCGCTGGGCAAGTGGTTCCATGATGACTTCGAAGCCGGACAAACTGACGAGTACAAGGTGACTGCCGAAGATGTTGGAGAACTGTTGATGGTCGTTTTGAGGAGTGATGGTGGAGGAATGAACAGTGATTGGTTCGTGAATCGAGTAACAATCAAAGTCAACGCAAAAAGTGCCATCTATGATTTCCCTTGCAATCGATGGGTGCAGAGCGAGGCAATTGTTTTCGAAGGAACAG CTAAACTGCCAACGGACCAACAACATGGCACCGTGAAAAGTCAGCGAGAGATGGAGCTCAAAAACAGGCGGTCAGTTTACGAATGGGGAGATGACAATGCATATAAAGACTTGCCAGGCTATCTGAAAGCAACAGATGTGAATTCACTTCCAAAAGATGTGCAATTTACCCAAGAGGCTATGCATGATCTTCACAAGGCCAGGAGAGCAGCGCTTCTGAACTTAGGGCTTGTGAAGCTTTTCAACTTGTTAACCAAGTGGGATGACTTTGACGACTTTCGTAAG GCATTCACTGGTTTTGTCGGTGAGGTTCCTAAAGCCGCTGACCATTGGAGAGAGGATTGCTTCTTTGGAAATCAGTTTATGAACGGCTGTAATCCAGATACActgaaaaggtgtactaaactACCATCGAATTTCCCGGTCACACAGGATCTGATCGGAAACCTACTGGATACTGGAGATACCTTGGACAAAGCACTGGAA GATGGTCGCATGTATATGGTGGACTACAAAATCCTGGAAGACATTCCACACTATGGCCAGGACCGTGAGGACCTGGAAAGGAGATACACCTGCGCAAGCATGGGTCTGTTTTACACTAAGTCCAGCGGAGATCTAGTGCCGATTGCCATCCAGTTTCACCAGATCCCTAGCAGCGAGAACCCTATATGGACTCCAAATGATGCCGAGATGGACTGGATCTGTGCCAAGCTGTGGTTACGCAACTCAGACGCCCAAATTCATCAG ATGATCACTCATCTTCTACGTGTTCATCTCTTCATGGAACCCGTTGCCGTAGCCACCTACAGGCAATTGCCCAGTCTACACCCCTTGTGGAAACTCTTAGCCCCTCATATTCGAGGAGTATTTGCAATCAACACACTTGGCAGGAGCGTCTTGATTGCCGAGGGAGGAGTGGCTGATAATACGCTAACTGTTGGAGGTGGAG GACATGTTGACCTCATGAAGAAATACTATAAGACTAACAGCTGGGAAACATACAACCTGCCGCAAATTTTGAAGGAAAGAGGCGTGGACGATCCAGAAAGATTGCCCAATTTTCACTACCGAGAGGATGCGTTGAGCCTTTGGAGGGCCATCGAAGAATTTGTGGAAGAGGTTCTGCCGATCTACTACCAATCCGATGACCACATCAACAAG GATTATGAGCTGCAAAATTGGATAAAAGATTTACACGACAATGGGTATCCTGTGGACCCTGGGCACGAGGACCACCATGTTCCAAAGTCGTTCACGAGCAGAAAACAGTTGAATAAATTTCTTACGATGGTTATCTTTACCTGCTCCTGTCAGCACGCAGCTGTCAATTTCTCACAGATGGATGTGTACGCTTTCCCGCCAAATGCTCCCGCCATTATGCGCCAACCGCCACCGACAAAGAAAGGAGTTGTTACTATGATGGATCTGATGGATTGCCTGGCCACCAAACACCAGTCGTCAGTTACCATCGCTACAGTCTACGACTTGACCCGTATTTTCGCTGACGAG AAATTCCTTGGTGATTATCCGGAAGAGCTATTCGTTGAAGAAGCTCCGAAGTCAGCCATTGCcgcttttcaaaagaaacttcagGGAATTTCGGCAAAGATCAATGAGAGAAACTCCAAGATTGCGGTGCCTTATCCCTACCTGCTTCCCGAGCGAGTGCCTAACAGCATAGCTATCTAA
- the LOC141875410 gene encoding allene oxide synthase-lipoxygenase protein-like isoform X1, which yields MDCFKWFGKKRDYVEGSEKKTLEYEITVVTGNRKGAGTDASVTLVIKGTQGETKAFSLGKWFHDDFEAGQTDEYKVTAEDVGELLMVVLRSDGGGMNSDWFVNRVTIKVNAKSAIYDFPCNRWVQSEAIVFEGTAKLPTDQQHGTVKSQREMELKNRRSVYEWGDDNAYKDLPGYLKATDVNSLPKDVQFTQEAMHDLHKARRAALLNLGLVKLFNLLTKWDDFDDFRKAFTGFVGEVPKAADHWREDCFFGNQFMNGCNPDTLKRCTKLPSNFPVTQDLIGNLLDTGDTLDKALEDGRMYMVDYKILEDIPHYGQDREDLERRYTCASMGLFYTKSSGDLVPIAIQFHQIPSSENPIWTPNDAEMDWICAKLWLRNSDAQIHQMITHLLRVHLFMEPVAVATYRQLPSLHPLWKLLAPHIRGVFAINTLGRSVLIAEGGVADNTLTVGGGGHVDLMKKYYKTNSWETYNLPQILKERGVDDPERLPNFHYREDALSLWRAIEEFVEEVLPIYYQSDDHINKDYELQNWIKDLHDNGYPVDPGHEDHHVPKSFTSRKQLNKFLTMVIFTCSCQHAAVNFSQMDVYAFPPNAPAIMRQPPPTKKGVVTMMDLMDCLATKHQSSVTIATVYDLTRIFADEKFLGDYPEELFVEEAPKSAIAAFQKKLQGISAKINERNSKIAVPYPYLLPERVPNSIAI from the exons ATGGATTGTTTCAAATGGTTTGGTAAAAAACGGGATTATGTTGAAG GTTCTGAGAAGAAGACCTTAGAATACGAGATCACAGTTGTCACAGGAAACCGAAAGGGGGCTGGAACTGATGCTTCGGTAACTCTCGTTATAAAAG GTACACAAGGCGAAACCAAAGCATTTTCGCTGGGCAAGTGGTTCCATGATGACTTCGAAGCCGGACAAACTGACGAGTACAAGGTGACTGCCGAAGATGTTGGAGAACTGTTGATGGTCGTTTTGAGGAGTGATGGTGGAGGAATGAACAGTGATTGGTTCGTGAATCGAGTAACAATCAAAGTCAACGCAAAAAGTGCCATCTATGATTTCCCTTGCAATCGATGGGTGCAGAGCGAGGCAATTGTTTTCGAAGGAACAG CTAAACTGCCAACGGACCAACAACATGGCACCGTGAAAAGTCAGCGAGAGATGGAGCTCAAAAACAGGCGGTCAGTTTACGAATGGGGAGATGACAATGCATATAAAGACTTGCCAGGCTATCTGAAAGCAACAGATGTGAATTCACTTCCAAAAGATGTGCAATTTACCCAAGAGGCTATGCATGATCTTCACAAGGCCAGGAGAGCAGCGCTTCTGAACTTAGGGCTTGTGAAGCTTTTCAACTTGTTAACCAAGTGGGATGACTTTGACGACTTTCGTAAG GCATTCACTGGTTTTGTCGGTGAGGTTCCTAAAGCCGCTGACCATTGGAGAGAGGATTGCTTCTTTGGAAATCAGTTTATGAACGGCTGTAATCCAGATACActgaaaaggtgtactaaactACCATCGAATTTCCCGGTCACACAGGATCTGATCGGAAACCTACTGGATACTGGAGATACCTTGGACAAAGCACTGGAA GATGGTCGCATGTATATGGTGGACTACAAAATCCTGGAAGACATTCCACACTATGGCCAGGACCGTGAGGACCTGGAAAGGAGATACACCTGCGCAAGCATGGGTCTGTTTTACACTAAGTCCAGCGGAGATCTAGTGCCGATTGCCATCCAGTTTCACCAGATCCCTAGCAGCGAGAACCCTATATGGACTCCAAATGATGCCGAGATGGACTGGATCTGTGCCAAGCTGTGGTTACGCAACTCAGACGCCCAAATTCATCAG ATGATCACTCATCTTCTACGTGTTCATCTCTTCATGGAACCCGTTGCCGTAGCCACCTACAGGCAATTGCCCAGTCTACACCCCTTGTGGAAACTCTTAGCCCCTCATATTCGAGGAGTATTTGCAATCAACACACTTGGCAGGAGCGTCTTGATTGCCGAGGGAGGAGTGGCTGATAATACGCTAACTGTTGGAGGTGGAG GACATGTTGACCTCATGAAGAAATACTATAAGACTAACAGCTGGGAAACATACAACCTGCCGCAAATTTTGAAGGAAAGAGGCGTGGACGATCCAGAAAGATTGCCCAATTTTCACTACCGAGAGGATGCGTTGAGCCTTTGGAGGGCCATCGAAGAATTTGTGGAAGAGGTTCTGCCGATCTACTACCAATCCGATGACCACATCAACAAG GATTATGAGCTGCAAAATTGGATAAAAGATTTACACGACAATGGGTATCCTGTGGACCCTGGGCACGAGGACCACCATGTTCCAAAGTCGTTCACGAGCAGAAAACAGTTGAATAAATTTCTTACGATGGTTATCTTTACCTGCTCCTGTCAGCACGCAGCTGTCAATTTCTCACAGATGGATGTGTACGCTTTCCCGCCAAATGCTCCCGCCATTATGCGCCAACCGCCACCGACAAAGAAAGGAGTTGTTACTATGATGGATCTGATGGATTGCCTGGCCACCAAACACCAGTCGTCAGTTACCATCGCTACAGTCTACGACTTGACCCGTATTTTCGCTGACGAG AAATTCCTTGGTGATTATCCGGAAGAGCTATTCGTTGAAGAAGCTCCGAAGTCAGCCATTGCcgcttttcaaaagaaacttcagGGAATTTCGGCAAAGATCAATGAGAGAAACTCCAAGATTGCGGTGCCTTATCCCTACCTGCTTCCCGAGCGAGTGCCTAACAGCATAGCTATCTAA